From one Brevibacterium sp. 'Marine' genomic stretch:
- a CDS encoding ABC transporter ATP-binding protein, giving the protein MPENLLEVRDLTITPAGTQTPVLHDVSLSLAPGERVGLIGESGSGKSLTAQSVMGLLPEELHARGQVHLQGHSGNLLEANEKTLAGLRSDIVSMVFQEPMSALNPLMRIGDQIAEVLRIHGKVPRAQIPARVRELLYDVHMPDPDSARFAYPHQMSGGQRQRVMLAIALANSPRLLICDEPTTALDVTVQKRMLDLIAERVSAVEAGLLFITHDLAVVAGICDRVIVMYRGRIVETGSVDQIFTAPQHEYTRGLLASSDLDATDDRGRLFTLKTALTYSGPRLDAAESSAELVEPGDSVDGTASVRDDDRTASVRDDNGTASVRESAPLIDVSDVTRVFRGRGLFGRRRSDVTALDGIDFSVSAGARLGIVGESGSGKSTLLNILSGLDRPTTGHVRVGDIRVEAASSQALRRLRENLQIVFQDPFASLDPRMRIADIVAEPLIAAGIDKDERDARVEEMITAVDLEADSLRRYPHQFSGGQRQRISIARALVTKPQILVADEPVSALDVSVRAQVLNLLTDLVDEYALTLLFVSHDLGVVKHLCSDVIVMRAGQIVESGATEDIYANPQEEYTRSLIAATPSLAEALAAG; this is encoded by the coding sequence GTGCCTGAGAACCTGCTCGAGGTCCGCGACCTCACCATCACCCCCGCCGGAACACAAACACCGGTGCTCCACGATGTCAGCCTCAGCCTGGCGCCGGGCGAGCGGGTCGGACTCATCGGCGAATCCGGGTCGGGGAAATCGCTGACCGCCCAATCCGTGATGGGTCTGCTGCCAGAAGAGCTGCACGCCCGCGGCCAGGTGCACCTGCAGGGGCACTCCGGGAACCTGCTCGAGGCGAACGAGAAGACCCTGGCCGGGCTGCGCTCGGACATCGTGTCCATGGTGTTCCAGGAACCCATGAGCGCCCTCAATCCGCTCATGCGCATCGGCGATCAGATCGCCGAAGTGCTGCGCATCCACGGCAAGGTGCCCCGAGCGCAGATCCCGGCACGTGTGCGCGAACTGCTCTACGACGTCCACATGCCCGACCCGGACAGTGCCCGGTTCGCCTACCCGCACCAGATGTCGGGCGGGCAGCGGCAACGCGTCATGCTCGCGATCGCCCTGGCCAATTCGCCGAGGCTGCTCATCTGCGACGAACCCACCACCGCCCTCGACGTCACGGTGCAGAAGAGGATGCTCGACCTCATCGCCGAAAGGGTCTCGGCCGTCGAGGCGGGGCTGCTGTTCATCACCCACGACCTCGCCGTCGTCGCCGGAATCTGCGATCGGGTCATCGTTATGTACCGCGGCCGCATCGTCGAGACCGGCAGCGTCGACCAGATCTTCACCGCACCCCAGCACGAATACACGCGCGGGCTCCTGGCGTCCTCCGACCTTGATGCCACCGACGACCGCGGTCGGCTCTTCACGCTCAAAACCGCGCTCACCTACTCGGGTCCGCGGCTTGATGCGGCAGAGTCGTCGGCAGAGCTGGTGGAGCCGGGGGATTCCGTGGACGGGACCGCCTCGGTGCGGGACGACGACCGGACCGCCTCGGTGCGGGACGACAACGGGACCGCCTCGGTGCGGGAATCGGCGCCGCTCATCGACGTCTCGGACGTCACCCGGGTCTTCCGCGGACGCGGACTCTTCGGCCGCAGACGATCGGACGTCACCGCTCTGGACGGGATCGACTTCAGCGTCTCGGCCGGGGCCCGGCTGGGCATCGTGGGCGAGTCGGGGTCGGGGAAGTCGACTCTGCTGAACATCCTCTCCGGTCTCGACCGACCGACCACCGGGCATGTGCGCGTCGGTGACATCCGGGTCGAAGCCGCGAGCTCTCAGGCTCTGCGTCGCCTGCGCGAGAACCTGCAGATCGTGTTCCAGGATCCGTTCGCCTCGCTCGACCCGCGAATGCGCATCGCCGATATCGTCGCTGAACCGCTCATCGCTGCGGGTATCGACAAGGACGAACGGGACGCACGGGTCGAGGAGATGATCACAGCCGTCGACCTCGAAGCGGACTCCCTGCGCCGGTACCCGCACCAGTTCTCGGGCGGGCAGAGGCAGCGCATCTCGATCGCCCGCGCACTGGTGACCAAACCGCAGATCCTCGTCGCAGACGAACCGGTCTCCGCCCTCGACGTCTCGGTGCGTGCGCAGGTGCTCAACCTGCTCACCGACCTAGTCGACGAGTACGCGCTGACCCTCCTCTTCGTCTCCCACGACCTCGGCGTCGTCAAACACCTGTGCTCCGACGTCATCGTCATGAGGGCCGGGCAGATCGTCGAATCGGGGGCCACGGAGGACATCTACGCGAACCCGCAGGAGGAGTACACACGGAGCCTCATCGCCGCCACGCCGAGCTTGGCCGAGGCGCTCGCCGCCGGATAG
- a CDS encoding amidase, producing MTTTLADHSAAELAAGFAGGDFDPLDVHSAVVDRMNDCEPTINALFHRDDDRSRDAAAASAARWREGRPLSDLDGVPVTIKENIARRGVPLPSGHAWAEIPVADHDAPITQRLEEAGAVILGSTTMPDWGMLSSGVSSLHGITRSPLDPNLTTGGSSAGAGAAAAAGYGPIHIGSDIGGSIRLPCTWLGLAGLKPSFGRVPLDAPYLGRCAGPLARTTADVKAAMDIISAPDDRDYSRLPRFASDDAQSLPGRESTATFDPQGLRIGVQLDAGCGVAADAQVRSAVTEAAERFSAAGAEIVTLDPFIDDDLLHDMDLFWRVRSWADLKALPVDEQALILPYIRQWAQDGADTSGVELMRCYHSVQEIRRRTITATAEFDLVISPTAPDAAFPAEQPMPYPQVHEPMGHIGFTMPFNMSEQPAATVLAGFMDDSRTIGVQIAGRRFADELVMAAGAWFEAAAGLELPTRSVVG from the coding sequence ATGACCACAACGCTTGCCGACCACAGTGCGGCCGAACTGGCGGCCGGTTTCGCCGGCGGGGACTTCGACCCGCTCGATGTGCACTCCGCGGTCGTCGACCGCATGAACGACTGCGAACCGACCATCAATGCGCTGTTCCACCGCGACGACGACCGCTCCCGAGACGCCGCCGCGGCCAGCGCCGCCCGTTGGCGTGAGGGCCGCCCGCTGAGCGACCTCGACGGGGTTCCCGTGACGATCAAAGAGAACATCGCACGCCGCGGAGTCCCGCTGCCCAGCGGCCATGCGTGGGCGGAGATTCCGGTGGCCGACCACGACGCGCCGATCACCCAGCGCCTCGAAGAAGCCGGCGCCGTCATCCTCGGATCGACCACGATGCCCGACTGGGGAATGCTCTCCTCAGGTGTGTCCTCTCTGCACGGAATCACCCGCTCGCCCCTTGACCCGAACCTGACGACCGGAGGGTCGAGCGCCGGCGCCGGAGCCGCAGCGGCGGCCGGATACGGACCCATCCACATCGGCTCCGACATCGGCGGGTCCATCCGCCTGCCGTGCACCTGGCTCGGTCTGGCCGGACTCAAACCCAGCTTCGGTCGAGTCCCGCTCGACGCCCCCTATCTGGGCAGGTGTGCAGGACCGCTCGCGCGGACGACGGCCGATGTCAAAGCCGCCATGGACATCATCTCCGCCCCTGACGATCGCGACTATTCGCGGCTTCCGCGCTTCGCCTCCGATGACGCGCAATCTCTGCCGGGCAGGGAGTCGACTGCGACGTTCGATCCGCAGGGACTGCGCATCGGTGTCCAGCTCGACGCCGGGTGCGGCGTCGCCGCCGATGCACAGGTGCGTTCTGCCGTCACCGAGGCGGCCGAGAGGTTCTCCGCTGCCGGAGCCGAAATCGTCACGCTCGATCCGTTCATCGACGATGATCTGCTCCATGACATGGACCTGTTCTGGCGGGTGCGATCGTGGGCCGACCTCAAGGCGCTGCCCGTCGACGAACAGGCGCTCATCCTGCCCTATATCCGACAGTGGGCTCAGGACGGGGCCGACACCAGCGGAGTCGAGCTGATGCGCTGCTATCACAGTGTTCAGGAGATCCGGCGTCGGACGATCACCGCCACAGCCGAATTCGACCTGGTGATCTCTCCGACGGCTCCGGATGCGGCATTCCCGGCCGAGCAGCCCATGCCGTACCCGCAGGTGCACGAACCGATGGGCCATATCGGGTTCACCATGCCGTTCAACATGTCCGAACAGCCGGCGGCAACGGTGCTGGCCGGGTTCATGGATGACAGTCGGACCATCGGTGTGCAGATCGCCGGACGGCGGTTCGCCGACGAACTCGTCATGGCCGCCGGCGCCTGGTTCGAGGCCGCGGCCGGACTCGAGCTGCCGACACGGTCGGTGGTGGGCTGA
- a CDS encoding DUF6350 family protein: MHTSPHPQPYRRTILAVLMEVVKIDLIVVPAGFVIATVFWIIGLGSQLPYSAIPEWAFALWATVSGLSVSTLGFDFSLAPSLVTLGLWLLVAAGAKRVARGTAADSPTESEDDPGGWWALMGTALGTYVVAYTGPLLVLAILVGQATVTPFGFLRLVLFLLTAVAWALIRVRGIGDIPGLSMIADETWNVAVRLVRRLLWATVALGVIVLLVGIAIRWSDVADTLQVYSSPVAAGIGLIVVQALFAPSIIYSAVSWTAGTGVGIGGAGTSSAFTSTSAPVPDVHVLQLLSGDYPAWTAAAPGLLVLLGLLCVILGRDRARDIAEQSWTGLGIAIGILFVTFEVLALFAGGAMGPLGLSGFGPSALTSAPAITGWIGAGMTVGLLLIRLSGLHAVDSDSADDDEDGDDDEDAFDEADRSEAFGEDGPEPVDSVVSDDEPR, from the coding sequence ATGCACACTTCTCCACACCCTCAGCCCTACCGTCGGACGATCCTCGCGGTCCTCATGGAAGTCGTGAAGATCGATCTCATCGTCGTGCCCGCAGGATTCGTCATCGCCACCGTCTTCTGGATCATCGGACTCGGCTCGCAGCTGCCCTACTCGGCGATTCCCGAATGGGCGTTCGCACTGTGGGCGACGGTGTCAGGGCTGAGCGTCTCGACCCTCGGATTCGACTTCTCACTCGCACCGAGTCTCGTGACCCTCGGCCTGTGGCTGCTGGTGGCGGCGGGCGCCAAACGAGTCGCCCGCGGCACGGCAGCGGACAGTCCGACCGAGAGCGAGGACGACCCCGGCGGATGGTGGGCACTCATGGGAACGGCTCTGGGCACCTACGTCGTGGCCTACACGGGTCCTCTGCTGGTGCTGGCGATCCTGGTCGGGCAGGCCACGGTGACGCCATTCGGATTCCTCCGGCTCGTCCTCTTCCTCCTCACGGCTGTGGCCTGGGCACTCATTCGGGTCCGCGGAATCGGTGACATTCCCGGACTGTCCATGATCGCCGATGAGACTTGGAACGTCGCCGTCCGACTCGTCCGCCGTCTGCTGTGGGCAACCGTGGCACTCGGCGTGATCGTGCTCCTCGTCGGAATCGCGATCCGCTGGAGCGACGTCGCCGATACTCTGCAGGTCTACAGCTCACCGGTCGCCGCCGGCATCGGCCTCATCGTCGTCCAGGCGCTCTTCGCTCCGAGCATCATCTACTCAGCCGTGTCATGGACCGCCGGGACGGGAGTGGGCATCGGTGGGGCCGGGACGAGCTCGGCATTCACCTCGACCTCTGCTCCGGTGCCCGATGTGCACGTGCTGCAGCTGCTGAGCGGGGACTATCCGGCGTGGACGGCGGCCGCACCGGGACTCCTTGTGCTGCTCGGCCTGCTGTGCGTCATCCTCGGCCGCGACCGAGCCCGCGACATCGCCGAGCAGTCGTGGACCGGACTGGGAATCGCGATCGGGATACTGTTCGTCACCTTCGAGGTCCTCGCCCTGTTCGCCGGCGGAGCCATGGGCCCACTGGGTCTGTCCGGGTTCGGACCCTCGGCACTGACGTCGGCACCGGCGATCACGGGATGGATCGGTGCGGGCATGACCGTCGGACTCCTCTTGATCAGACTCTCCGGTCTGCACGCCGTCGACTCGGATTCCGCCGATGACGACGAGGATGGAGACGACGACGAGGATGCCTTCGACGAGGCAGACAGATCAGAGGCATTCGGCGAGGATGGGCCGGAGCCGGTCGACAGCGTCGTCAGCGACGACGAACCGCGATAG
- the purN gene encoding phosphoribosylglycinamide formyltransferase, producing MRIVLLASGSGTLTQSVIDAFADGTRGVDIVAIGADSTTAGVLQRAERHAIPTFVVRPKDFADRDEWNRALKDTVAELAPDWVISAGFMRILGPVFVDAFPSRIINTHPALLPSFPGAHGVRDALAHGVKLTGGTIHLVDAGVDTGPIITQYAVPIGDDDTEETVHENIKARERDELVRLLAHLAHTDLVVDGRHVRGYVASAMTAH from the coding sequence GTGCGCATCGTTCTTCTGGCATCAGGATCCGGTACCCTCACGCAGTCCGTCATCGACGCATTCGCCGATGGGACCCGCGGAGTCGATATCGTCGCCATCGGAGCCGACTCGACCACCGCCGGGGTCCTGCAGCGGGCAGAACGGCATGCGATTCCCACATTCGTCGTCCGACCCAAGGACTTCGCCGACCGTGACGAATGGAACCGGGCACTGAAGGACACGGTGGCCGAGCTTGCCCCCGACTGGGTGATCTCCGCCGGATTCATGCGCATCCTCGGTCCCGTCTTCGTCGACGCCTTCCCATCCCGGATCATCAACACCCACCCGGCGCTGCTGCCATCGTTCCCGGGCGCTCACGGAGTCCGCGACGCGCTCGCCCACGGGGTGAAGCTGACCGGAGGAACCATCCACCTCGTCGACGCAGGAGTCGACACCGGACCGATCATCACCCAGTACGCGGTGCCCATCGGCGATGACGACACCGAGGAGACCGTGCACGAGAACATCAAAGCCCGTGAACGCGACGAACTCGTGCGCCTGCTCGCACACCTGGCCCATACCGACCTCGTCGTCGACGGTCGACATGTCCGCGGATATGTCGCCTCGGCGATGACCGCCCACTGA
- the purH gene encoding bifunctional phosphoribosylaminoimidazolecarboxamide formyltransferase/IMP cyclohydrolase yields MTGTRAIKRALISVYDKTGLEELARGLHAAGVQIVSTGSTAAKIAEAGAAVTKVEELTGFPECLEGRVKTLHPRVHAGILADSRKPEHLEQLSELEIEPFDLVVVNLYPFADTVASGAGFDDCIEQIDIGGPSMVRAAAKNHPTVTVVTDPADYSAVLDAAAGHGFDLEARRTFAARAFAHTAAYDAAVASWFAAQLATDEKAAFAGLTGEKIADLRYGENPHQAAAVYSDGTVGIAGARLLGGKAMSYNNYTDTDAAIRAAFDFDQPAVAIIKHANPCGLAVGETAAAAHKAAHECDPLSAYGGVIATNREVDAELAASIKPIFTECLAAPSFSAEALEVLATKKNLRLLELGDIDVPTAEVKPISGGFLVQDRDAFQADGDSVENWTLAAGPAASPEVLADLEFAWKAGRAVKSNAILLAKGGASVGVGMGQVNRVDSAKLAVERAGAERATGAVAASDAFFPFPDGLQILIDAGVTAVVQPGGSIRDDEVIAAAEAAGVTMYLTGSRHFFH; encoded by the coding sequence GTGACAGGAACCCGCGCGATCAAGAGAGCGCTGATCAGCGTCTACGACAAGACCGGGCTGGAGGAGCTGGCTCGCGGTCTCCACGCAGCCGGAGTCCAGATCGTGTCGACCGGATCCACGGCTGCGAAGATCGCCGAGGCGGGAGCCGCGGTGACGAAGGTCGAAGAGCTCACCGGGTTCCCCGAATGCCTCGAAGGACGAGTCAAGACCCTGCACCCCCGCGTCCACGCCGGCATCCTCGCTGACTCCCGCAAGCCCGAGCATCTCGAGCAGCTGTCCGAGCTCGAGATCGAACCCTTCGACCTCGTCGTCGTCAACCTCTACCCGTTCGCCGACACCGTCGCCAGCGGAGCCGGCTTCGATGACTGCATCGAACAGATCGACATCGGCGGCCCCTCGATGGTGCGTGCGGCAGCGAAGAACCATCCCACGGTCACCGTCGTGACCGATCCGGCCGACTATTCGGCCGTTCTCGACGCTGCTGCCGGTCACGGCTTCGACCTTGAGGCCCGTCGCACCTTCGCCGCCCGCGCCTTCGCCCACACCGCGGCCTACGACGCGGCGGTCGCCTCCTGGTTCGCCGCGCAGCTCGCCACCGATGAGAAGGCCGCATTCGCCGGTCTCACCGGGGAGAAGATCGCCGACCTGCGGTACGGAGAGAACCCGCACCAGGCGGCGGCCGTCTACTCGGATGGAACCGTGGGAATCGCGGGGGCGAGACTGCTCGGCGGCAAGGCGATGTCGTACAACAACTACACGGACACCGATGCCGCAATCCGCGCCGCGTTCGATTTCGACCAGCCGGCCGTGGCCATCATCAAGCACGCGAATCCCTGCGGACTCGCCGTCGGTGAGACCGCAGCCGCGGCGCACAAGGCCGCCCACGAATGCGATCCGCTGTCGGCCTACGGCGGTGTCATCGCCACGAACCGGGAGGTCGACGCCGAACTGGCCGCCTCGATCAAGCCGATCTTCACAGAATGCCTGGCGGCTCCGTCGTTCAGCGCCGAGGCGCTAGAGGTACTTGCGACGAAGAAGAACCTGCGACTGCTCGAACTCGGCGACATCGATGTGCCCACAGCCGAAGTCAAGCCGATCAGCGGTGGATTCCTCGTCCAGGACCGTGACGCTTTCCAAGCCGACGGCGACTCCGTCGAGAACTGGACCCTGGCCGCCGGTCCGGCAGCCTCACCCGAGGTCCTCGCGGACCTCGAATTCGCCTGGAAGGCCGGGCGGGCCGTGAAGTCGAACGCGATCCTGCTCGCCAAGGGCGGTGCCTCGGTGGGTGTGGGAATGGGTCAGGTCAACCGCGTCGATTCGGCCAAACTCGCCGTCGAACGTGCCGGAGCCGAACGCGCCACGGGAGCGGTCGCTGCCTCGGACGCGTTCTTCCCGTTCCCCGACGGTCTGCAGATCCTCATCGATGCAGGAGTCACCGCCGTGGTGCAGCCGGGCGGATCGATCCGCGACGATGAGGTCATCGCGGCTGCGGAGGCGGCCGGAGTCACGATGTACCTGACCGGGAGCCGCCATTTCTTCCACTGA
- a CDS encoding DUF3017 domain-containing protein — MLLGCLLGVAAAAACSIVDFRLGAVVLAVVPAGLAGFRAMPPPWTDVWTNRSKTVDIATCLLFAGLLVVLAFLVPLTR; from the coding sequence GTGCTGCTCGGCTGTCTTCTGGGCGTCGCCGCGGCAGCGGCGTGCTCCATCGTCGACTTCCGCCTCGGTGCTGTCGTCCTCGCGGTCGTCCCCGCCGGGCTCGCCGGGTTCCGGGCGATGCCGCCGCCGTGGACCGATGTGTGGACGAACCGGTCGAAGACCGTTGACATCGCCACCTGTCTGCTGTTCGCCGGACTGCTGGTCGTGCTGGCGTTCCTCGTGCCATTGACCCGCTGA
- a CDS encoding Rv0909 family putative TA system antitoxin yields the protein MGLDDLTNKAKDALNSDKGEEISDQGLDKAADAANNATGGKFEDQINQGREGADGKLGNE from the coding sequence ATGGGACTCGACGATCTTACGAACAAAGCCAAGGACGCCCTGAATAGCGATAAGGGTGAAGAGATCAGCGACCAGGGCCTGGACAAGGCTGCTGACGCCGCCAACAACGCCACCGGCGGAAAATTCGAAGACCAGATCAACCAGGGTCGCGAAGGTGCCGATGGCAAATTGGGCAACGAATGA
- a CDS encoding UvrD-helicase domain-containing protein, with protein MTAAAEHTNHAAGADSRAAELLTGLNPRQREAVIHTGSPLLIVAGAGSGKTTVLTRRIAYALATGRAHPGEVLAITFTNKAAKEMAERVSSIVGPASRAMWVSTFHSSCVRILRREAKVLGMKSNFTIYDAQDAQRLVAQILKELGLDTKKYAPRAILHRISNLKNELQTPDDFIPRPNNPADEVLADVFKRYTSRLRLANAFDFDDLIAETVHLFGAFPEVADSYRRRFRHILVDEYQDTNPAQYALIKALAGDGAGGPTGAELTVVGDADQSIYAFRGATVRNIVEFEKDFPNADTILLEQNYRSTQNILDAANAVIANNDDRREKKLWTSEGSGEQIVGWVAENEQGEARFIVDRIDDLIDEEKYTYGDFAVFYRTNAQSRAIEDALVRSGIPYKVVGGTRFYERKEIKDALAYLRVVANPDDDVNLRRILNVPKRSIGDRTEGIIADFADRENISFYTALGRLDEIPHLSSRALTSVQKFYDLMQDLRSTAESSPLSRVIEAILEQSGYLESLQKSTDPQDESRVDNLAELVAVAEDFVATREAAAVAEPDTPDDSDTDNGAEATAEDPTAAETETPAEAVDPDLDDAGSADASTAPGVGAAAIDQFLEQVALASDTDQIPDAELGQVTLMTLHTAKGLEFPVVFLTGLEDGGFPHSRSFENPQELSEERRLAYVGLTRARQRLLVTRAETRSMWGQPQYNPPSRFLSEIPENLINWENTGSFSGGFVSGGFGSGGYGSSGFASGGYSGGFGSSRSSGGSSRSRSSASSSTPVAGFPNRIRPNREVISVEVGEKVSHESFGLGTVTEVNGVGDKTVAVVDFGSAGSKRLLLRYAPIDKLS; from the coding sequence ATGACTGCTGCAGCTGAACACACGAACCATGCCGCCGGCGCCGACTCCCGGGCGGCCGAACTCCTCACCGGGCTCAACCCCAGGCAGCGCGAGGCCGTGATCCATACGGGATCCCCGCTGCTCATCGTCGCCGGGGCCGGATCGGGCAAGACGACCGTGCTCACCCGACGCATCGCCTACGCCCTGGCCACCGGTCGAGCCCATCCCGGCGAAGTCCTGGCGATCACGTTCACGAACAAGGCCGCCAAGGAGATGGCCGAACGCGTGTCCTCGATCGTCGGGCCCGCTTCCCGCGCCATGTGGGTCTCGACCTTCCACTCCTCGTGCGTGCGCATCCTCCGCCGCGAGGCGAAGGTGCTGGGCATGAAGTCGAATTTCACGATCTACGACGCCCAGGATGCGCAGCGGCTCGTTGCCCAGATCCTGAAGGAGCTCGGACTCGACACGAAGAAGTACGCTCCGCGGGCGATCCTGCACCGGATCTCGAACCTCAAGAACGAACTGCAGACCCCCGATGACTTCATCCCGCGGCCCAACAATCCCGCCGACGAGGTGCTCGCCGACGTCTTCAAGCGCTACACCTCCCGCCTGCGGCTGGCCAATGCCTTCGACTTCGACGACCTCATCGCAGAGACCGTCCATCTCTTCGGCGCCTTCCCCGAGGTGGCCGATTCCTACCGCCGTCGGTTCCGCCACATCCTCGTCGACGAGTACCAGGACACGAACCCGGCACAGTACGCCCTGATCAAGGCCCTCGCCGGTGACGGTGCGGGAGGTCCGACGGGAGCCGAACTCACCGTCGTCGGCGACGCCGACCAGTCGATCTATGCCTTCCGCGGCGCCACGGTGCGCAATATCGTCGAATTCGAGAAGGACTTCCCGAACGCGGACACCATTCTCTTGGAACAGAACTACCGGTCGACGCAGAACATCCTCGACGCCGCCAACGCCGTGATCGCGAACAACGACGACCGTCGGGAGAAGAAGCTGTGGACCTCGGAGGGCTCCGGCGAACAGATCGTCGGCTGGGTGGCCGAGAACGAACAGGGTGAAGCCCGGTTCATCGTCGACCGCATCGATGACCTCATCGATGAAGAGAAGTACACCTACGGAGACTTCGCGGTCTTCTATCGCACCAACGCACAGTCACGCGCCATCGAAGACGCACTGGTCCGCTCCGGAATCCCGTACAAGGTCGTCGGCGGCACCCGCTTCTACGAGCGCAAGGAGATCAAGGACGCCCTCGCTTATCTGCGCGTCGTCGCCAACCCCGATGACGACGTCAACCTGCGCCGCATCCTCAATGTGCCCAAACGCTCCATCGGCGACCGCACCGAGGGCATCATCGCCGACTTCGCCGACCGAGAGAACATCAGCTTCTATACCGCCCTGGGCCGCCTCGACGAGATTCCGCATCTGAGTTCGCGCGCCCTGACGTCGGTGCAGAAGTTCTACGACCTCATGCAGGATCTGCGCTCCACCGCCGAGTCCTCCCCGCTCTCCCGCGTCATCGAGGCGATCCTCGAACAGTCCGGATACCTCGAATCCCTGCAGAAGAGCACCGACCCGCAGGACGAATCCCGAGTCGACAACCTCGCCGAGCTCGTCGCCGTGGCCGAGGACTTCGTCGCCACTCGCGAAGCCGCCGCGGTCGCCGAACCGGACACCCCGGATGACAGCGACACAGACAACGGCGCCGAGGCGACCGCCGAAGATCCGACCGCTGCAGAGACCGAAACCCCCGCCGAGGCGGTCGATCCCGACCTCGATGACGCCGGTTCCGCTGACGCCTCCACCGCCCCAGGCGTCGGCGCGGCGGCCATCGATCAGTTCCTCGAGCAGGTGGCTCTGGCCTCGGATACGGATCAGATCCCCGATGCCGAACTCGGCCAGGTCACGCTGATGACTCTGCACACGGCCAAGGGCTTGGAGTTCCCGGTGGTCTTTCTCACCGGGCTCGAAGACGGAGGATTCCCGCATTCGCGTTCCTTTGAGAATCCGCAGGAGCTGTCGGAAGAACGACGTCTGGCCTATGTCGGGCTCACCCGAGCTCGGCAGCGGCTGCTCGTCACTCGCGCCGAAACACGGAGCATGTGGGGTCAGCCTCAGTACAATCCGCCGAGCCGGTTCCTCTCCGAGATCCCGGAGAACCTCATCAACTGGGAGAACACGGGAAGCTTCTCCGGTGGCTTCGTGTCCGGAGGCTTCGGCTCCGGTGGTTACGGTTCCAGTGGATTCGCCTCCGGCGGCTATTCCGGCGGTTTCGGGTCGTCGCGGTCGTCCGGCGGCAGTTCCCGCTCACGCTCGAGTGCGAGTTCATCGACACCGGTCGCCGGATTCCCCAACCGGATCCGCCCCAACCGCGAGGTCATCTCCGTCGAGGTCGGTGAGAAAGTCTCACACGAGTCCTTCGGGCTCGGCACCGTCACCGAGGTCAATGGCGTCGGAGACAAGACCGTGGCCGTCGTCGACTTCGGCTCGGCCGGATCGAAGCGGCTGCTGCTGCGCTACGCCCCGATCGACAAACTCAGCTGA